One genomic segment of Hemiscyllium ocellatum isolate sHemOce1 chromosome 49, sHemOce1.pat.X.cur, whole genome shotgun sequence includes these proteins:
- the LOC132837385 gene encoding late histone H2A.L3-like: MSGRGKGSGKGRAKAKSRSSRAGLQFPVGRVHRLLRKGNYAERVGAGAPVYLAAVLEYLTAEILELAGNAARDNKKTRIIPRHLQLAVRNDEELNKLLGGVTIAQGGVLPNIQAVLLPKKTSAAGSAKK, translated from the coding sequence ATGTCTGGGAGaggaaagggcagtgggaaaggtCGCGCCAAGGCGAAGTCTCGGTCGTCCCGGGCTGGCCTGCAGTTCCCGGTGGGCCGTGTTCACAGGCTCCTGAGAAAGGGCAACTATGCTGAGCGTGTGGGTGCCGGAGCGCCGGTCTATCTGGCTGCGGTGCTGGAGTATCTGACGGCTGAAATCCTGGAGCTGGCCGGTAACGCGGCCCGGGACAACAAGAAGACCCGCATCATCCCCAGGCACCTGCAGCTGGCCGTGCGCAACGACGAGGAGCTCAACAAGCTGCTGGGAGGGGTGACTATCGCTCAGGGCGGGGTGCTGCCTAATATCCAGGCCGTGCTGCTGCCCAAGAAAACTTCCGCTGCTGGATCTGCTAAAAAGTGA